The following coding sequences lie in one Stenotrophomonas rhizophila genomic window:
- a CDS encoding type II toxin-antitoxin system VapC family toxin translates to MIAVDSPVLIELLSNGPQADAVEACLRQSLVGGRVVICGVTLAEICASLRGGAEVQGALEEMGIHFSPLEAKSALRAGEMHRRHRQRGTSRRGLDDFMVGSHALLQCDGLITWNDTFYRDYFKGLKLIVPHA, encoded by the coding sequence ATGATTGCCGTCGATTCGCCGGTCCTGATCGAGCTGCTCAGCAACGGCCCCCAGGCCGACGCCGTGGAAGCCTGCCTGCGCCAAAGCCTGGTCGGAGGGCGCGTGGTGATCTGTGGCGTCACCCTGGCTGAGATCTGCGCCTCGCTGCGCGGCGGCGCCGAGGTGCAGGGCGCACTGGAAGAAATGGGTATCCATTTCAGCCCGCTGGAGGCCAAGTCCGCATTGCGCGCCGGCGAGATGCACCGCCGCCACCGCCAGCGCGGCACCAGCAGGCGCGGGCTGGACGATTTCATGGTCGGGTCGCACGCGCTGCTGCAGTGCGATGGCCTGATCACCTGGAACGATACGTTTTACCGCGACTACTTCAAGGGCCTGAAGCTGATCGTGCCGCACGCTTGA
- a CDS encoding AbrB/MazE/SpoVT family DNA-binding domain-containing protein, whose translation MEATVAERGQITLPKAVRDALGLTKGTQLKVELDGSRIILRKSVDDAISRARGKFALDGFDSAQAAVDAVRDAE comes from the coding sequence ATGGAAGCCACCGTTGCAGAACGCGGACAGATCACCTTGCCCAAGGCGGTCCGCGATGCGCTCGGCCTGACCAAGGGCACCCAGCTGAAAGTGGAACTGGACGGCAGCCGGATCATCCTGCGCAAGAGCGTGGACGACGCGATTTCGCGCGCCCGCGGCAAGTTCGCCCTGGATGGCTTCGATTCGGCCCAGGCCGCCGTCGACGCGGTCCGCGACGCCGAGTGA